The following DNA comes from Lutra lutra chromosome 14, mLutLut1.2, whole genome shotgun sequence.
TGTGAGTGTCAAAATTTTGCTCTTCTTTAGTTCTGGAAGATTTTTCTGAGAACTGGAGTGTTGAATAGCTTTCCCATTTGTAGTAAGTGTGTCCTGTCCAAGGCCGGCGGCTGGCTCTGCAGTTCCCCCAGCAGCCAGGAGATGGGGCGCTCGCCCAGCCCAAGGGATGCTCGCCCAGCCCAAGGGATGCCCGCCCAGCGCGCCCTCTGCTGGTACTTGGCTCTCTCTCCACCGGTTACCTCCCGCCAGCCCGCAGGCCGACCCTACCAGCCCAGCCCACCGGCCCCTCAGAAGGCTCAAGCGCTGCGCTTCACTGATTTGCTAGCAGGTAAACTGAGAGTGCGCCACCCTGCAGGGCACAAATTCAAGACCTATGGCCCTTCTACAAGACAAATCAgcgggaatttttatttttaaggggaaatttttttgaaataacaaaACACTGCAGTGGTACACTCAGATACATAAACCATCAGGCAGTTGGGGGCTTGCATCactagcagaaggaaaaaagatggaagagttAGTGCAGACAGAGCCTCGGCCCTGAAAATGCTGGGGAAACGGGAAAGCACTGACTGGTTTCTACTAAATGTTAGACCTTATGTCAGGTACTTGGTAAATGTGTCTGTTAGTCTTCATAGCAACCCTTTGATGGAGGTAGTGGTTCTCCCATGTTAAGAGGACTCAACATGGCAAAGCCCAAGACAGGCACTGCAGGGACCTGGCGTGGAGCAGCAAGAGGGGTCGACTATGTCAGCACAAAGAGCTCCCTTCAGGGCCCAAGGTCTTCCCCTGGATTCCCCTCTTGTGGGGTCCTCCCCATGGCCAATGACACCAGCCCCCGTTCACATACTGTATACAGGGGAGCCGATTAAAGACACAGGGGGTGAAGTAGGGTGGAGAGGAAGAGCTAAGATGGAGGGACTGGAGGCTGCGGCCTGCAGGAAAGGGAGGCTTTCCTCCGCAGGCTCTGCAGGTGCACTGGCAGCCAGAGGTGTGTCCCGAGACTCAAACATCTCACGGTGGGCCTCTGCCTGCTCACTGACATTTGCTTACACTTCAGGTATAAGCAAGGGATAAGGAAGGGGGATCAAAGCAAAGCTGGGCCTGAGTAGTGCTGACCCTTGGTCACCCCGTTCTCTTTCACCTTGCCTTCTGCCTTCTCGGAGAGGAAGAGCTGCTTGCAGACAGCCCTGTCCTCCCAGACTCACCCAGCTGACTCCCGACCCagaccctcacccccaccccccgccaccactCCCACGGCTTCCGCTGGGGAACTCACCTGCCTCCCCAAGCACCAGCCCCTGGACAGGCTCATCCGCCCAAGTCTCAGCTTGCTTCCTGTCCCTCCTCCGGGGAGCTTCCAGAcccttctgcttcttccctttcctgctcaGCATGGTCTGCAGCTTCCCCAGGTCCAGGCTGATGTTGGAAGCCACAAGCCCTTGGAAGTTTCCGAAGAGGCCGTGGAAGAGGCGCCGGTGCTGCTCCCAGTCGCGCTGGGCGGTGGCCAGTGCCTCGTGGAGGCCCTCAAGGGAGCTGTTGAGGGAGGAGACCCCCGAAGCCTCGCAGCACCGGCCCACCCGCCGCAGGTCGGAGTCCAGGCGCTCCAGCTCCCGCGCCAGCCCCGCCGGGGTGGACCCACCGGCCCCTGCCGCCCGCTCCACGGCCGCCACCCGGGCGGCCAACGCGTCCCAGGCAAGCGCCTGCTCCTGCAGACCGGTGGCTGCGTCCAGCAGGCTGGCGCGGATCTGCTCGTAGCTCAGAGGCAGCGGGTCGGGCGCCTCCTCCGCCATCTGCTCCATCACCTCCTCCCCAAAAAGGGCGGCCAGTATGGCCTCGTGACGCAGCGCGTCGTCCAGCAGGGCCGTGAAGTAGCTGTGCAGCTGGCCCACCTCGGCCCGCATCTCCCCGTGCGCCGTCTGCAGCGCGCTCGCCTCGCCGGCCAGAGCCCGCATCTGGCTCCGCAGCCTCGCCCCGTCCGCCCGCGCCCGCTCGCCCTCCGCCCGCTGCGCGTCCACCGCCTGCGACAGCGCGGCCACCGTGCCGCTCAGGGCCTGCAGCGACGAGCCATCCCGCTCGTGCCGCTCGTCCAGGCTCACCTGCGCCTCCTCCAGGGCGCGCGTGGTGTCCCGCTGGCCCTCGCGGATGACGTCCAGGTCGAAGTAGAGCTTCTGGCAGTTGCAGTCCTTGACGTACTTGATGAGGTCAGCGTGGCCGCCCTGCAGGTGCTGGAGGGTGAGGTTGAGCTCCAGGAGCTGCCGCTCTATCTCCTCCTTGTTCTCCTCCATGATCAGCGACTTCTCCATCAGGATTACGCGCAGCTCGCGCAGCGCCGTGTGGTTCACCTGCAGCTCCTCCAGCTGCCGCTCCACCTTGCTGATCTGATCGAAGGTCTCGTCAGACTCCGAGTATAGCTCCTTGATCTCATCCACGTGCTGTGCCAGGGTGGCCCTCATGTCAGCCAGGGTGCTCTGTAACTCCTCCTCCCTGCGGCCGGCTGCGGTGTGCAGCGCCGACAGGTTCCTCTGCAGCTGGCCCAACCTGGCCTGCAGGCTCTCCGGCTCTGGcctggcccctgcccctgctgctgctgctgctgctaggACGAGGCTGCCGTTGGCCCCCACGGGCTCTGGGGCCTTGAGGCACCTCTTCAGCTTGGCGTCCACGTCTGCCTCGACCTGGGAGAGGGAATGCTGCAGGGAGAGGTGCTGGGCGTGCATGCGTTCCTCCACGTCCTGCCGCAGCTGCCCCACTTTCTGGGCATTCTCCTGGACCTTGCTCTCGAATTTGGTACCCAGCTCCTGGAAGTCAGCCCTGGCTACCGTGCTCTCCCGGACCCCCTTGATGGCCTGTTGGTTGGCCTCTACATCAAGAGACAGGTTTCTCATGGCTTGGGAGAGGCCCTGCAGGCTTTGATTAAGGCTCCTCCAAATAGGGCTGAAATGCTCCTGCAGGAAGGCGTTCAGGTGGGGCAGTAGAACTTGCTCCAAGGATCCACCAGGCACCTCTGCAACAGAGACACGCTCTTACACAAGCTCTGCAGGAGCAGACAACCCTCCCCGGGCAAGGactgggtggtggggtggggggtggccctCTGAGATTAGGGCCTTCCTCTCATCCCCTTGGATATAAGCAGACTCTTCCTGGAACCTGCCACTCACCAGGCTCTGTCTGATTTGCCTCAATCGTGGCAGCTGTGAGGTTGCTTGCCAGGGCCTTCCAAAGGCCTGAGAGGCCGTCTTCCACCTGATGAATATCATTCTGGAGATCTCCCAGCAGATGTTCCTGCCTCTCCATAGTGCTTCTGAGCTCTGCAGCCGGCTGGCCTGAAGACACATGAGAGATACGAGTTGAGGTCTAACTCCCCAGGCCTGGGTAGATCAGGAGctacagagaaagaaatcccCAGGTTCAGTTGGAAATATCAAGGAGGTGTGTGCTTATGTCCTCTGAGCAGGAGCTTAG
Coding sequences within:
- the MMRN2 gene encoding multimerin-2 isoform X1, with translation MGRENSWSLRFGQVKRESSWAGRVGGTVSGSRNSRWKVPVTAWQSGPDPARLGTGLLDPPQQFRGNWCPYQKSRLVTFVATCKTEKFLVHSQQPCPQGTPDCQKVKVMYRVAHKPVYQVKQKVLASVAWRCCPGFAGPDCQHHDPTAIPEPEDLGDGLQEPWDGPVGFEPGQPAAELRSTMERQEHLLGDLQNDIHQVEDGLSGLWKALASNLTAATIEANQTEPEVPGGSLEQVLLPHLNAFLQEHFSPIWRSLNQSLQGLSQAMRNLSLDVEANQQAIKGVRESTVARADFQELGTKFESKVQENAQKVGQLRQDVEERMHAQHLSLQHSLSQVEADVDAKLKRCLKAPEPVGANGSLVLAAAAAAGAGARPEPESLQARLGQLQRNLSALHTAAGRREEELQSTLADMRATLAQHVDEIKELYSESDETFDQISKVERQLEELQVNHTALRELRVILMEKSLIMEENKEEIERQLLELNLTLQHLQGGHADLIKYVKDCNCQKLYFDLDVIREGQRDTTRALEEAQVSLDERHERDGSSLQALSGTVAALSQAVDAQRAEGERARADGARLRSQMRALAGEASALQTAHGEMRAEVGQLHSYFTALLDDALRHEAILAALFGEEVMEQMAEEAPDPLPLSYEQIRASLLDAATGLQEQALAWDALAARVAAVERAAGAGGSTPAGLARELERLDSDLRRVGRCCEASGVSSLNSSLEGLHEALATAQRDWEQHRRLFHGLFGNFQGLVASNISLDLGKLQTMLSRKGKKQKGLEAPRRRDRKQAETWADEPVQGLVLGEAGSPVAFYAGFSEGTASLQTVKFNATYINIGSSYFPEHGYFRAPERGVYLFAVSVEFGPGPGTGQLVFGGHHQTPVSSTKEWRGGSTATTFTMAKLQKGERVWFELTQGSIIKRNPPGTAFGGFLMFKT
- the MMRN2 gene encoding multimerin-2 isoform X2, with the protein product MILTLLLGLGGPLSWGLLGALAQAPGSGFSDPHNPRPPGVWGAEAEDTSREPSRRNWCPYQKSRLVTFVATCKTEKFLVHSQQPCPQGTPDCQKVKVMYRVAHKPVYQVKQKVLASVAWRCCPGFAGPDCQHHDPTAIPEPEDLGDGLQEPWDGPVGFEPGQPAAELRSTMERQEHLLGDLQNDIHQVEDGLSGLWKALASNLTAATIEANQTEPEVPGGSLEQVLLPHLNAFLQEHFSPIWRSLNQSLQGLSQAMRNLSLDVEANQQAIKGVRESTVARADFQELGTKFESKVQENAQKVGQLRQDVEERMHAQHLSLQHSLSQVEADVDAKLKRCLKAPEPVGANGSLVLAAAAAAGAGARPEPESLQARLGQLQRNLSALHTAAGRREEELQSTLADMRATLAQHVDEIKELYSESDETFDQISKVERQLEELQVNHTALRELRVILMEKSLIMEENKEEIERQLLELNLTLQHLQGGHADLIKYVKDCNCQKLYFDLDVIREGQRDTTRALEEAQVSLDERHERDGSSLQALSGTVAALSQAVDAQRAEGERARADGARLRSQMRALAGEASALQTAHGEMRAEVGQLHSYFTALLDDALRHEAILAALFGEEVMEQMAEEAPDPLPLSYEQIRASLLDAATGLQEQALAWDALAARVAAVERAAGAGGSTPAGLARELERLDSDLRRVGRCCEASGVSSLNSSLEGLHEALATAQRDWEQHRRLFHGLFGNFQGLVASNISLDLGKLQTMLSRKGKKQKGLEAPRRRDRKQAETWADEPVQGLVLGEAGSPVAFYAGFSEGTASLQTVKFNATYINIGSSYFPEHGYFRAPERGVYLFAVSVEFGPGPGTGQLVFGGHHQTPVSSTKEWRGGSTATTFTMAKLQKGERVWFELTQGSIIKRNPPGTAFGGFLMFKT